ACACTAGCTACAACTGAGCAGGATGGCTGCACGCGATGtagctgtcatttttatttagacagcTGATTGGTCTAATGGcattagtgaggatgtgtaaaACATAGGACAGCAGAAGCCGCGGTAGAGAGGTTACATTTGAATGGAGAGGAGGACAACAGGTTACTGTCCTCCGTGTTGCAATTTCCCTAAGACCAAGAGGCCGCTGTTGAGCTTTTAACATTGGCAATAGGGATTTTATGTATCCTAGCTGCTTAGAAGTAGGCTAGATATGAACGTGATTGGTtgacatcattatttttgtggaattattttttaaataaatttttctTCCCTTCAAATTCTTTAGGAGGACGGTTCTCCGTTTCCTCTATGGACGGACCTCCCATGGCATATACCCACTTACTTTTTATAGCACCCCAGGTCATATCATGTACTGTAACTGTATCAATCATAACAGTCGCTGTACCACCTCACCAGATTCTGTCTGCAGGTGAACAGTAACAGATCTGTGGGTCTGAGGAGCCGTTTTTACAATTGCAGGGATATTTTGTAGCAAAACTGAAACTGCAatgggaaatgttttatttgttttattatcagAAAGTTCTGCAATGAAGAAACAAATTCCATTGTTTTACTTGAACTCATGGAGCTGACATTATACAATTATGCAcgaaatacatttattgtattattattgtgagttgacatattatggcaaaaaagttatttttatcagGACGCAAGTGAATTAGTACCCAGATTTTGAAATGGCCTGGCTGTGATCCAAAGATGCAGCATTATATGGACtagagcaggggtcctcaatcttatccagaaagggccggtgtgggtgcaggcttttgttccaactgggcagttacacacctgattctactaatcaaggtgcttagcaaagattccaaggggttgattagtagaatcaggtgtgttactgcttggttagAACAAAAGACTGCagccctgcacccacactggccctttctggataagattgaggacccctggacTAGAGCAACCTGGTAGTCTGAAGTATTTTCCCATTAGAATTTAGATGGGGTTGATGCATTTCGACCTCCCTAATATTCAAACGAAAGTTATGCCCTTAATATTGAAGCCTTTTGTGGGGTTACAACATAATTCATTAGCGCAGTTTCAAGTTAAGGCCTCTGAGGAACCCTCGTTTATTCCTCAGAACgtttgtatgtcgctctggatgagagcgtctgcttaaGGACCCCCAATGTTTAGAAAATGGAATACGCCCTTTCccttcattaaatgtttttcactggCAACATTGCTGTCGTTTTAACAggatatttttttcacagaattttTCTCGCAGCAAGTAAATCTTTTTTGGTCTCATAATTGCAACACGTGACCCCTTCAAGTCAGAAGAGTGAACGCATAGCCTAcctctgaaaaacaataaatacatttgtgatTAACTAAATATGTCAAATAATTGACAAGCGCGTAAAATGTCGGCCTGAAAACCATTACATTGGACATTTCCCGGTGACATTTATAAGTGACACGCCACCCCTCGTTAACGACATTGTAACTCGGAAAAATTCGTTAACCGGCTGCCACTCCTAACTTCTAAGAACAGTGAAATTCAGGTTATTCTCCACCTGGTTCCCAATCAGGAAGTGACGTAGCCGATGCACGACTTGATATTCGCTGCTGTGGAGATTCGGGCAGATGAAATCCTGAATGCGTCTCTGTCACGCCCCACCAACATCGGGAAACATAGGCTAACGTCTGCGAAAActggaaaacacaaacacctgaAATATGTTTAACTACAATTATGTTACGTCGCAGCAACTTGCTGGTTTCGACAAATACAAGGTAAAAATTTAGaacttgaaatgaaacactTATTCGAGGGTGCATTTTGTATGATAGTGCTGCCGCATGTGCCCGAAAATGATATTGCTAGCAGAGAATTGGTGCTAAGTACAGCAATTTAACGTTGGGGTAATTTTGAGACACTAGATGCATTTACATGAAGAGAAGAAttctaatataaaaaaaataaatcgtGTACTATATGGAAACCATTACAAGCAGTTGTTCTCCATCAGATCCGGAGATGATGGTGACATGGACGTTTGGTGTCAGGATGTGTTAGCCACCAGGCTGCTGTTTTCATGCAGTTCCTTCGAGATGCTGTTATAGTTATTTGATTGCAAGCTTGTCTTGTTTTTAGTGAAGATGGCAGAATTTGATATGGCGCTAAACATTCGCATATGTAACGTTTGTGCAATATTAGGAATTATAGTGTGAGATCTGGGATTCCAGTTTAATGAGTACAATGACCCAATTTTTAGTAGGCTAATGGACTGTATCTCCGTAAATTTCACTTTATTAtagctttaaaatgtaaattttgcCTACAGCTGCTTGCTGAACTGTGGGTTTTACATGTGCAGGCTAATACTGCGCAAAATGTAGCATTCCTTATTTGGTTTGTTCTAATGTTGCTATAGTTACAGTCAGTAGAACGTAAAACTGACAATAACTTGCATTAGGGTAGGGTACCTACCATGTCAACGATGCGAGACATTACCAACATGATAGCTGCAGCCTTTCATCGTCATGTGTTGCAATAACTTGATATTCTTACCGAACTGTAAGAACCTTAAATTGTTACATTAAAATGGTGGTATTTTAGACTCAATTTATAGAGTAGTCAAACATTAAATAGTTGGAGAActttatgtttctgtttattatttggCATCCATTTATCATGTGAATCTTGTgtgcaataaaaatgttgttgtcaactttgtgggtgtgtgtgcgtgtatatataaatatacatataattgtATTGTTTGTCTAATTACAATTCgtatgaaatacaaaaaatagttaaaaaaaaaaaaaggtttatgctCAGATGCAGAACAAGGCTGTTTTCTTTGTTACAGTCATCTTGGTTTATGTTTCTTCTACATAGTTCTGTGGTGCAGTGGCTTCATATGAAATTTTTAGCCTCACAACTGTTGTGATCATTTTCTGTGCCACTTGAGAAGAGTTAGCCGCacaagtggaaaaaaagaaactgtacAGACCGTAACAAACATAAGTTATGCTTTAGGCATATGTAAACTGTCTTTTTGTTATTACAATCAGTCTTTCAATCCAcccgttttaaaaatgtaaagaaagggGGAAATAGGCAATAGGCACGTATTACTGTCTCTGTATAAAAAGGCTTGCACCTGCCTCCTTGGTGCACCCTGCATCAAATTTACTTAACTTGGATGTTGAGCCTACATTGGGTGTACCCCTGCTTGGTTTGCACTGtctttttgataaaatatttttttctgacttGATACTGGCCCATTTCGTGTCCTTTTCAACTTTTCAGTCTGCAGTCCAGAGCTGCACAGTAATCGGATGAACATGTTAGAGGATTAGACCACTTACTGTACTTAGCTGGTACTGGCAGACTGCAAGTTTGGGCAGTGAGACAGGGACCATTCTTAAGCCCTCTACTGGCATTCCGCACTGGATTCCACACTGGACCATGGTGCCCATACGTACACTGAAATCTCTCACTTTAGCAGGATAAACCACCAGACAGCCTGTTGCTAAGGTAATGGCAGCTGTTGTAGCATCACTAAGTAAGGACTCATGTTAACCtggggtttgtttttattgcagtaCAATGCAGTGGATACCAATCCGCTATCGGTATATGTTATGCAGCATCTGTGGAACAGGATTGTGAAGGTgggttgattttatttttttgaactcTGATGTACTTTAAGCACTATGCTTTTTACTGTGTCATAACATGTCATGATCATGCATGCAGAATTCAGTCAGTCTCAgttactcagtcactcagtctaAAAGGTCAGTTCATGGGCCCGGGCATGATTTATGACCAGAAGCTATGCTTATCCAGGTCCTAAAATAGAATGTATGTTTAAACTTTAAGTTTAAGACAGAACCAGTGCTCTGCTACAGAAAATATTGTCCAAATTGTATAATGTTgtcattgaaatattttgagtttgGATAACAGGTCCCCCTTATGGCGTATTTAGTAATTTATGGCTTATTAGTATGTGGGGAAAAATTTAATTGGGGACAGGCCATTTTGAATCTCAGCATATAATTTCACAAGGAAATCAACAATAGTTCTGCAGTGACCAGAACCTAATCTGAATTTACAGAATAACATATTCTATAAAACATAGTTTTTAAACACATACTTAACTCTTCCTATACATATCCATGATGTTCTTCTGACAACAATGATTATCTTTTATTGGCTGGCCATTTGCCCAGTTTCTATTTAAAGAAATTGTCAGATCGCACCCCTAGTTAATGATTTGCTCTAGTCATTGTTCTGATGATTTTTCCTCTTCTACAGTATGGTTTACAGTCCCATTGCCTGTGATGGAAGAAATTGACTTTGTTTAACCAAAGTATCAAACTAAAATTTTAAAGAGATATGTGCAATCATACATTTTGATCTTCAGTATCTATTTCAGCTTTTCTACTTTTCTACCTTTCTAATACATAATTTAGCTACTGAATCTCATGTAACATTGTCTTTAGAAGAGGCAATTAGATCAGTGGAGAATAcagaaaattctgaaatgaaactTTATATCTATCCTGGTTTTCAAatgagattttcttttgttgGGTAGGTCCAGTTTTGTGGAAGTAGTATTTGTCTTTTGTACATAGAGAAACTACCAAGGCCAGATTTATTCGTAAAATAAGAAGACAGTGCCTAAGACTTGTGGAACATACTGCAAGGATCAGGAATATTTACTGAGTTCTGGGATGGTGACCTGCTGTACATCTCTTTATTTCAAAAGTTATGTTGTCTTTATACAGTGCACTCCAAAAGTATGAGAACGGTAGTtaaatctgttattttttctatatacttaagcatttggatttgagtTCAAAGGATGAATATGTGACAAAATACAGacagtcagcttttatttcatggtatttacatgtgtatacaatatgttttaaccattttacagaaacagctgtttttgtgttgaacCCCCcaattttcagctgtgcaataGTAAGGTAAcaaatgactgacaggtgttaacaGTTGCTCAGGTATTTCCTTTTGCACGGATTGTTCACACACAAGAGAGCAGTGAGTGTCTACTCTTGGTATTATCCTTTGCTTTCACCTGTGGGGATTATATTTAGAGTCCATGGCATACATCTTCATTTActtgtacttttgtctcattcaTCTTTTGGTCTCAAAATACTAATGTCTTAAATATGTAGCAAAGATGCCACATTTGACTCTACTCTTTACATACTTGGTGGGCATTGTATGTGTCAAATTGACAAATGGCAGAGTTACTGTTAGTTTAGTGACACTAAACAAACGCTTTGAAGCCACAATGAGAAAAGCTATACACACTTTTATATATGGCGCTGTTCAGATCTATGATTTTGGCCAAGGTCACCACTGAGAAGAAGCAAGAGAGGGATGGCCAATGGGATGAGCACAGTGTCCACACAGTGGTCATGGGAGTTGAAGTATCATATAGTATCACCGTGAATAGACTGAAGTATTTCAGATGCTTTTTGTAAACTACAATATATACTTTTCCATAGAAAATGCTGCCAAAAGGTCACTGGCCAAAGAGTCTAGTTGAGTGAACGAGTATACAAGTTACACACCACTGTCTTGACtaaaatgaatggagaaggcataactaaaactaaaatgcattttagtcaaAATGTGCAACTAAGCAACTGCAACAAAACTCTTCTGGGTCTGTTTTCCTTTCGTCGtattttcctcatttaaaatgcaaaacaaatcacTCATTGTttcaaaaagacatttttgtcaCGTCTTTGTCATTGTCATAAAAAAACTAGGTGTTGATGAAAAATGTAGTCATAGTTTGACGAAAAAAACACTGGCTAGAGTGCAGCAGCATACTAACAGGAGTGACAGTTGATAAAAGTATAAACCACATATCCATATAACCAGTCACAAGAGATCAACTAGCTCGCTAAATAGCTACCTGAATGGCATAATATGCTGTTTTCACTGGTTTATTTTTCACTGCAAGAATTTCATCAGTTTTCTCTGAGTAAAATCGCATTAAGGGCAATAAAAAACTGATGAGCTCATATTTTCATCTTTTGCAGGTAGTGCCCCTGTGGATTGCTCCAAATTTATTAACATTTACTGgttttttactgattttaaagAACTACCTTCTGCTGTCATTTTATgactggaattacactgcatcaGGTAATGCATTTGGTATGGAtagtgttttaattatttttatcaatAAGGATCAACGTTTGAATACTAATATTATGAGGGCCTATTCTAATATACACTATGTAGGGCATTGTTAAAGGATAGATGGTAAGAGACTCCTTATATATACATTAATATGTtcaaaacataataaatgttattaGTGTGGCCAGAGATATGGACAGTTTATAGATACATAccaaaaatgtgtgtgatatGCAGTATGTGTACACGCCTGCCCGCATACACAAGTAGATATTTATAGTGTATTGTTTGAAACAGATCCTGATTCGCAGCATGTTCCGGGTTGGGTGTGGAGTGTGTCTGGCTTGACTACATTCTCAGCATATGCTTTGGGTAAGACTGAGGAAAATAGATGATattcctgtgttctgttcatAGTGTTCAAAATGATGAATTAACCTGCCTAAGGACCAAAACAAGTAAATGGGAATACTGTACGCATAGAGTTACATATGATAACATATGATACATATGATAAGATGCATTAGCcagcttttttttgtcatagtTACATTAGGTTTCCTCCTTTCAGTTACACGCAAAGTACACCATCATAAAATGGGaccaaattattttctgtacaCCGCCTCTGACAAAAGCAAAATTTTGTTGGAGAGGTGCAAATTaaagtgaatttattttattttaacaattagttttaattaattgtaaaaatgtggaaattgtTCATGCAAAAGATTaggcagcacagtggtttgTACTTTTACCTCGCAAGGAGGTTCTGGGCTCGGCTGGATCCtcactgtgtggagtttgcatgttctccccatgttcgAATGGGTTTCCCCCTGCACCgaaagacatgcatgtcaggttaggtatactcctgccattgcccttgaccaaggcactggtctcagaactggagttgctCCCCgagcgctgcactgtggctgcccactgctcccaAGTAACTAGAATggaaatgcagaggacaaataaCGGAGTTTCACAGGATTCAATGAAGTATATCACTGAAGTGTAACGACACTATAATTTTCTAAATTTGATAGAATTTAAGACAGACTtaacaaaagcaataattgaaaaattgatttgatcATGTcacagaatttacctttttcCATTCCACAATGCCACTTTTCATAACTGCCACTACACTCttaaattgaaatataaaaatgttaagtactaatatacatttataaataagttAGCATAAGTAAATATCATTAAGCATTAAGTGTCAAGACACTGAGCAAAGGCCATTTGcttgaattttaaattatttaattaatttaatggtTTATTTAAGTGAAATTTGGTCTCAGATTTGGCTGCAAATGTAATTCTATCCAGATGAGAAAATGGACATTTTTGTTTCGTAAAACATTTGACTAACTTTATTCAATGTGTACTGTTCATGACATTAACAGAAATTACCTGCACCAAGGAGGCAGGTAAAGGCCTCTTTCATTAGAGTTTGCCATTTTTAGATTGATTTGTGATGCAGATATAATGTGCAGTATTTCAGTGAGGGGGAAAACACGAAAGGGTAGCTGAGAGTTAAGcactcattattattaatactgcAGTTTAAATGGCAGTAGATACAAGCAAGGGGATATTGCCTCATAAACCTACCCATTGTGTTCAGACGTAATGGCAATCTTGAAAGCTAATGTCTAATGAATAATAACAGATGTGCATAAAAGCTTTGAAATGTTCAGCGTGTGATGTGGCTCTGTCCCACAGACTCTATAGACGGTAAACACGCTCGCCGCACCATGTCCAGCAGCCCCCTGGGAGAGCTCTTTGACCATGGCCTGGACAGCTGGGCTAGCTCCCTCTTcagcctctccctcttctctgtgttTGGCGTCAGAGCAGAGAGCGGTGTCTCGGCCTACACGCTGTACTACGTTTTGTGCATCATCCTGCTCACCTTCATCATCTCTCACTGGGAGAAATATAACACTGGAGTTCTCTTCCTCCCCTGGGGATACGACATAAGCCAAGTGGTGAGTCTTGCCTCATACCGTTCCTaaaactaaagtaaaaaaaaaaaaaaaaatctgttttcatttgaataacgACAGGATTGGAATTTATCAACCAGTTCTGAAGGGCAGTATACAATTTGTCATAGCATCACCCCGAGGAGGGAGGGATTGTGTTTGCAGGATGTTCTCTGTGCAGTCATGTAAGAGCTGTTCCTCAGGTCAGTCAGGTGCCTTCTGCTGGCACCAGCTACATAAACAGTGTAGTTttcaccacacagcacagctgatgAACTGCAGAGTAAAAGGGAGGCACTGGCTGCTTATGCTTCAGAGGAAGCATGTGCTAGTCtgcagtctcccaaagagaggaTGCTGTTGTTATATGACAGTGGTTGCTCCATGAAATACAAAAAGGTTCCATCTATTAAATTGAGGATTATGTCAATTCAGTTCACATTCTGGCCTTTAATCAGAAAATGGCAAATGTAGTTGAGGACAAAGCTTCCCGATATTGAAGTGGCACTGAGCCAGTAACAGTAAACAAATAGGACAGAGATAATCTATTTTCTCAAAACCTGATATTTAACGGTTGAGCTGCACACAAGATAATGGTAGACATCGCACAATCGCAAGTGAATGACTTCTGTGATCAGAGGTTTTTCAATGCAAATCTAGATATGGTAACAGTTCTACTAAAGATAATTCTTACTTGCCTTATAGCAGGgttacccaaccctgttcctggagatctaccatcctgatTTGGCACACCAAATTCTACGAATTAGCAGCTAAACAAGATCTTGAGGTGTGTTTTTTATGGTTGGAGCATATAAGTTAAAAGCTACAGGGcattagatctccaggaacagggttgggctgccCTGCCTTATAGAAAAAGCAGTTTACAGGTTCTGCCTGTCTGTTGCAAATCACAAGTATATGGGatatgatatatttatttatggtcaCAAAGTCAATATATGCAGGATAAGCTTGTTATTTCTTGTCGACCATGTGTTGACCAACATTAGTGCATGACAAGATAGCCATCTTTCAAGGCTGGAAATGAAAGGATATAAGCCGTGCACCACAGGACATCTTGTCAAAGTACTGTTCTTTCtaaagtttcttttttccccttcctttagACGCTAACAGTTGTGTATCTGGTGACGGCAGTAATTGGGGTAGAAGCGTGGCACAAGCCTTTTCTCTTCGGATATTTCTTTACGGATATATTAATAGCTATGGCCATAGGTAAGTAACATTACTCTCAGTGCATATGTCCCTACGTTAGGGatcatttaatttcactgtaACCTTTGTACTTTCATGACCTTCCTTTTATATTGCCGCTACAATGTTGTCAATGTCCGCTGTAGTTCACAAATTTGAGAATTGCAACCGAATCATTTAGATTGATCACATATATCAGATatactgaaaaatgtttatctCTGGTCTTTACAAACACTATGAGAAAATATGTGCCTTTTGTGATTGTGACTTTACAATCACTATAGTTATTCCAACAGATTGTTCTGTATCTGATTTAGTCATGGTGTGAGCCACTTCTTTGCAGGGAGAATATTGCGGAAATGTGACGTTGGTTCAAATGAGAAACAGCTGGTCTGACTGTGGGAGCTTCTGCTCTACATCTGAATTGCATTACAGCACCCCAGCACATCAGTATGGCCTTTGTTTTCTATTGGAGTGGAATCTCATGCCAGGGTAGTCTGGTGGTCAAGGcaggaaaacaaagaaatgcaaaGAAATGCCAATGCAATTTATATGAATTTTGAATGCAGTGGTATTTGTAAGCCTTCCTTAGTGCTGCACCAGCTTCTGTCAGTTTGGATGCAGATAAGCAAATGAGCTCCTTCCAAGCTCGGAAGCTTAGCCCCTTTTGGATCTGGTATTCAGAGTGCATGACTGGCTGTCATGTCTCCTACCTTTAACAGgatttttcctgtttgtgaaTGAGAAACTCCACTGGTTTATCGACAGTCTGCATACACAAGTGATTCTCAACCTCCAAGGATAGTGATCCTCTTAATTAGGAATTG
This region of Anguilla rostrata isolate EN2019 chromosome 8, ASM1855537v3, whole genome shotgun sequence genomic DNA includes:
- the LOC135261120 gene encoding ethanolaminephosphotransferase 1-like isoform X2 encodes the protein MFNYNYVTSQQLAGFDKYKYNAVDTNPLSVYVMQHLWNRIVKVVPLWIAPNLLTFTGFLLILKNYLLLSFYDWNYTASDPDSQHVPGWVWSVSGLTTFSAYALDSIDGKHARRTMSSSPLGELFDHGLDSWASSLFSLSLFSVFGVRAESGVSAYTLYYVLCIILLTFIISHWEKYNTGVLFLPWGYDISQVTLTVVYLVTAVIGVEAWHKPFLFGYFFTDILIAMAIGCSAVLSVPQTLYNIHLAHRREALLRTSLYEGLLPLFSPGLLFTLLTTWVLTSPSEILAHNPRIFLWMTGVAFSNVTTHHLPNDQHKA
- the LOC135261120 gene encoding ethanolaminephosphotransferase 1-like isoform X1; translated protein: MFNYNYVTSQQLAGFDKYKYNAVDTNPLSVYVMQHLWNRIVKVVPLWIAPNLLTFTGFLLILKNYLLLSFYDWNYTASDPDSQHVPGWVWSVSGLTTFSAYALDSIDGKHARRTMSSSPLGELFDHGLDSWASSLFSLSLFSVFGVRAESGVSAYTLYYVLCIILLTFIISHWEKYNTGVLFLPWGYDISQVTLTVVYLVTAVIGVEAWHKPFLFGYFFTDILIAMAIGCSAVLSVPQTLYNIHLAHRREALLRTSLYEGLLPLFSPGLLFTLLTTWVLTSPSEILAHNPRIFLWMTGVAFSNVTCRLIICQMTNTRPEAFHWLLLPLAGISGGVATGILVQSEFLCLVAYSILVTVAHVHYGVCVGKQLSKHLNIYIFSLGKRHQE